A single region of the Selenomonas sp. oral taxon 920 genome encodes:
- a CDS encoding flagellar motor protein MotB: protein MARKKRGKPHEEELNEAWLLPYSDLMTLLLALFIALFAMSQTDSSKMQALAQAFTAAFNMGGPSFFSGMGPSTAMPNTPTTASDSTNAAYMQENENLREAQEKIEQYIKENNLQDQVSTELSEEGLMIRLKEKALFASGSAALQGQAEQIVPVIAALLSSLPERVTISGHTDNVPISTAQFPSNWELSSARAVSLMRGLMGAQPALNPARFSGLGYSEYRPIASNDTEEGRAQNRRVEVFIARSMRFSQGDSISASDGQVMASEGAPSNAMPKAAATEPQGGGEIMGAATHPTPNSPGVVPAPLQR from the coding sequence ATGGCGAGAAAGAAGCGCGGAAAGCCCCATGAAGAGGAACTCAACGAGGCTTGGCTCCTGCCCTATTCCGATCTGATGACGCTGCTCTTGGCGCTCTTTATCGCACTCTTCGCAATGTCACAGACGGACTCGTCGAAGATGCAGGCGCTCGCGCAGGCGTTTACCGCGGCGTTCAATATGGGAGGCCCGTCCTTCTTCTCGGGGATGGGACCCTCCACGGCAATGCCGAATACGCCGACGACGGCATCAGACAGTACGAATGCTGCCTATATGCAGGAAAATGAAAACCTGCGTGAGGCACAGGAAAAAATTGAGCAGTACATCAAGGAAAATAATCTGCAGGATCAGGTGAGCACGGAACTCTCCGAGGAGGGGCTCATGATCCGCCTGAAGGAAAAGGCGCTCTTTGCGTCCGGCTCTGCGGCTCTGCAGGGACAGGCGGAACAGATTGTGCCTGTGATAGCGGCACTGCTCTCCTCGCTGCCGGAGCGCGTGACGATCTCCGGACACACGGATAATGTACCGATCTCAACGGCACAGTTCCCGTCGAACTGGGAGCTCAGTTCTGCGCGTGCGGTGAGCCTCATGCGCGGTCTGATGGGGGCTCAGCCCGCACTGAATCCGGCACGGTTCAGTGGACTCGGCTACAGTGAGTATCGCCCGATTGCGTCGAATGACACGGAGGAGGGACGTGCGCAGAACCGCCGCGTCGAGGTGTTTATCGCGCGCAGTATGCGGTTCAGTCAGGGGGACTCGATCAGTGCCTCCGACGGGCAGGTGATGGCGAGCGAGGGCGCGCCGTCGAATGCGATGCCGAAGGCAGCAGCCACGGAGCCGCAGGGCGGCGGTGAGATCATGGGCGCAGCGACGCATCCGACACCGAACTCACCGGGGGTTGTGCCGGCACCGTTGCAGCGCTGA
- the acpS gene encoding holo-ACP synthase translates to MILGIGSDIIHIPRVARAIEQPRFLNRVYTAEERSYAETQGKGRAASLAARFAGKEAVLKAFGTGLRTGTLHDVAILPDALGAPQVYLSGYFAQRAAEMGVQHVWITLSHERDYAMAYCVLEGQR, encoded by the coding sequence ATGATTCTGGGAATCGGCAGCGATATCATCCATATTCCGCGTGTGGCACGCGCGATCGAGCAGCCGCGCTTTCTGAACCGTGTTTACACAGCTGAAGAGCGCTCCTACGCAGAGACACAGGGCAAGGGGCGTGCGGCGAGTCTTGCCGCGCGCTTTGCGGGCAAGGAAGCCGTACTCAAAGCATTTGGCACGGGACTGCGCACAGGGACGCTCCACGATGTGGCGATCCTGCCGGATGCGCTCGGTGCGCCGCAGGTATATCTCAGCGGATATTTCGCACAGCGTGCGGCGGAGATGGGGGTACAGCATGTGTGGATCACGCTCAGTCATGAGCGCGACTACGCGATGGCATATTGTGTTTTGGAGGGTCAGCGATGA
- the motA gene encoding flagellar motor stator protein MotA, protein MGAFALEKSTVIGIIMGLISVFVGMILKGAPLTALNNPAAFLIIIGGTFSCLFIGFRMEQLGNFFNLIKKTCQVPKLQEKGQLVQQFIELSQIARREGILALESKAQEIQDPFFRTGLGMVIDGMDPDFVGDVLDAELAIMQERHAEGRSMFTQAGTYAPTLGVLGAVVGLIAALGNLNDIDKLGHSIAAAFVATILGIFTGYVLWHPFANKLKIISEHEVSQKRMIIEGILSLQAGDSPTAIEAKLMVFIPQTEREALKGEG, encoded by the coding sequence ATGGGGGCTTTTGCTTTGGAAAAATCAACGGTCATCGGGATTATCATGGGGCTCATCTCGGTCTTTGTTGGTATGATCTTGAAGGGGGCACCGCTGACGGCGCTCAATAACCCGGCGGCGTTCCTCATCATCATTGGCGGTACGTTCTCGTGCCTGTTCATTGGATTTCGCATGGAGCAGTTGGGAAACTTTTTCAACCTCATCAAGAAGACATGCCAAGTTCCTAAACTGCAGGAAAAGGGACAGCTCGTGCAGCAGTTCATCGAACTGTCGCAGATTGCACGCCGCGAGGGTATCCTTGCGCTTGAGAGCAAGGCGCAGGAGATTCAGGATCCGTTCTTCCGCACGGGTCTTGGCATGGTCATTGACGGTATGGATCCGGACTTCGTGGGGGATGTTCTGGATGCCGAGCTTGCGATCATGCAGGAGCGTCACGCCGAGGGGCGCTCGATGTTCACGCAGGCGGGTACCTACGCACCGACGCTGGGCGTTCTGGGCGCCGTTGTCGGTCTGATCGCGGCACTCGGCAACCTGAACGATATTGACAAGCTCGGCCACTCGATCGCGGCCGCATTCGTTGCGACAATTCTTGGTATCTTCACGGGATATGTCCTTTGGCATCCGTTTGCGAACAAACTCAAGATTATATCGGAGCACGAGGTCAGCCAGAAGCGCATGATCATTGAGGGGATTCTGTCCCTGCAGGCGGGTGATTCTCCGACGGCAATCGAAGCGAAGCTTATGGTCTTCATCCCGCAGACGGAGCGTGAGGCGCTGAAGGGAGAGGGCTGA
- a CDS encoding bifunctional ADP-dependent NAD(P)H-hydrate dehydratase/NAD(P)H-hydrate epimerase: protein MNVSFAEDMRRIDESVVNDYGLPAAVLMENAGRRTAEEAAAMIGGAADKVFAVFAGGGNNGGDAFAAARHLMNMGARVKLFFSGEEDRLGTAARAMHDAVRAMGVEIRPLVSDRDWDRLRVSLRFSDAVVDGILGTGVKGELRTPVVRLIEEINTAGKPVLAIDVPSGVEANTGRISSIAVRANRTLALGLPKVGHLLGAGANAAGQLLVDDIGIPHALLAGETLRQSLITRETAAKLLPVRARDVHKGTCGRILVLAGSLGMTGAAALAAEAALRVGAGLVTLAVPERLYPVLAAKLTEVMVVPIPDEGTGCFGGGKALEAALACAAHADAVLIGPGLGRKAETGEFVRLFAADVKVPLVMDADAIDAFRGHLDALRELPQVPILTPHLGEFSLLLGKDTAEVENDLLGVAREAARMHQAVFVIKSACTIVVYPDGDAFFTTCGNAGMATAGMGDVLAGAIAGLMQQMESGMTPLVGVYVHGRAGDIAYEHCGNGLVAGDVLELLPVALKELG from the coding sequence ATGAATGTATCGTTTGCAGAGGATATGCGCCGGATTGATGAGAGTGTGGTCAATGACTATGGTCTGCCCGCCGCTGTCCTGATGGAGAATGCGGGACGGCGGACGGCGGAGGAAGCTGCCGCGATGATCGGCGGTGCGGCGGACAAGGTGTTTGCTGTCTTTGCCGGCGGCGGCAACAATGGCGGGGATGCCTTTGCCGCCGCACGCCATCTCATGAATATGGGCGCACGTGTAAAGCTGTTCTTCAGCGGCGAGGAAGATCGGCTCGGCACGGCGGCGCGTGCAATGCACGATGCGGTGCGTGCGATGGGCGTGGAGATCCGCCCGCTCGTGAGCGATCGGGACTGGGATCGCCTGCGCGTGTCGCTGCGCTTTTCGGATGCCGTGGTGGATGGAATTCTCGGGACAGGAGTCAAGGGGGAGCTGCGTACGCCTGTCGTTCGTCTCATCGAGGAGATCAATACGGCGGGAAAGCCCGTGCTGGCGATTGATGTTCCGAGCGGGGTGGAGGCGAATACGGGGCGGATCTCCTCGATCGCCGTGCGTGCGAACCGCACGCTTGCACTTGGGCTGCCCAAGGTCGGACATCTCCTCGGAGCGGGGGCAAATGCAGCGGGGCAGCTGCTCGTCGATGATATTGGGATTCCGCATGCACTGCTCGCAGGCGAGACGCTGCGGCAGTCGCTTATCACGCGTGAGACGGCGGCAAAGCTGCTGCCCGTGCGCGCACGCGATGTGCACAAGGGGACGTGCGGACGGATTCTTGTGCTCGCAGGATCGCTCGGCATGACGGGCGCTGCGGCACTTGCGGCAGAGGCGGCGCTGCGCGTCGGCGCAGGTCTTGTGACGCTTGCAGTGCCCGAGCGGCTCTATCCTGTGCTTGCGGCAAAGCTGACAGAGGTGATGGTTGTTCCCATTCCGGATGAGGGGACGGGCTGTTTCGGGGGGGGCAAGGCGCTCGAGGCGGCGCTTGCCTGCGCGGCACATGCGGATGCCGTACTCATCGGGCCTGGGCTTGGGCGCAAGGCGGAGACGGGCGAGTTTGTGCGTCTCTTTGCCGCTGATGTAAAGGTTCCGCTTGTGATGGATGCCGATGCGATTGATGCGTTCCGCGGACATCTCGACGCGCTGCGCGAACTGCCGCAGGTGCCGATTCTCACGCCGCATCTCGGCGAGTTTTCGCTTCTTTTGGGAAAGGATACGGCGGAGGTGGAGAACGATCTCCTCGGTGTGGCACGCGAGGCGGCGCGTATGCATCAGGCGGTCTTCGTCATTAAGAGTGCGTGCACGATAGTGGTCTATCCGGACGGGGATGCGTTCTTTACAACGTGCGGCAATGCAGGCATGGCGACGGCTGGGATGGGAGACGTGCTCGCGGGGGCGATTGCGGGGCTGATGCAGCAGATGGAGAGTGGGATGACGCCGCTTGTAGGCGTGTATGTGCATGGGCGTGCAGGGGATATCGCGTATGAACACTGCGGAAACGGGCTCGTGGCGGGCGATGTTCTGGAACTCCTGCCTGTCGCGCTGAAGGAACTCGGTTGA